From the genome of Candidatus Binatia bacterium, one region includes:
- the galE gene encoding UDP-glucose 4-epimerase GalE: MNALVVGGAGYIGSIVAEELVRARHSAIVLDDLSTGHRAAVPPLALLVAGAIQDPEKLREAFTTKEIDCVIHLAAKSIVSESVAHPDLYTRANVEYGKILLDAMRDHGVKRMVFSSTAAVYDATAPMPLREDSRLMPGNPYGETKLRFERMLRERGETDGLRYVALRYFNVAGASIDRGEDHRNETHLIPLVIDAARGAKGPVPVYGSDYPTEDGTAIRDYIHVVDIADAHLRAMRYLMEGGASVTLNLGTGTGSSVRQVIRTVEEVTGRPVPTQDSPRRAGDPPVLIASAAEAWRVLGWTRQFEELSEMVETAWQWRQRFPEGYEA, translated from the coding sequence GTGAACGCGCTGGTCGTCGGCGGCGCGGGCTACATCGGCAGCATCGTGGCCGAGGAGCTCGTGCGCGCGCGCCACTCGGCGATCGTGCTCGACGACCTCTCCACGGGGCACCGGGCGGCGGTGCCGCCGCTGGCGCTCCTCGTCGCGGGGGCCATCCAGGACCCCGAGAAACTCCGCGAGGCGTTCACGACCAAGGAGATCGACTGCGTCATCCACCTCGCGGCCAAGTCGATCGTGTCGGAATCGGTCGCGCACCCCGACCTCTATACGCGGGCGAACGTCGAGTACGGAAAGATCCTCCTCGACGCCATGCGCGACCACGGGGTGAAGCGGATGGTCTTCTCGTCCACGGCGGCGGTGTACGACGCGACGGCGCCGATGCCGCTCCGCGAGGACTCGCGCCTCATGCCCGGGAACCCCTACGGCGAGACCAAGCTCCGCTTCGAGCGGATGCTGCGGGAGCGGGGCGAGACCGACGGACTCCGCTACGTCGCCCTCCGCTACTTCAACGTGGCGGGCGCGAGCATCGACCGAGGCGAGGATCACCGGAACGAGACCCACCTGATCCCGCTGGTGATCGACGCGGCGCGCGGCGCCAAGGGCCCGGTCCCGGTCTACGGCAGCGATTATCCGACCGAGGACGGCACGGCGATCCGCGACTACATCCACGTCGTCGACATCGCCGACGCCCATCTGCGCGCGATGCGCTACCTGATGGAGGGGGGCGCGAGCGTGACCTTGAACCTGGGGACCGGCACCGGGAGCTCAGTCCGGCAGGTGATTCGAACCGTCGAGGAGGTCACCGGACGGCCCGTCCCGACGCAGGATTCCCCGCGCCGGGCGGGGGACCCGCCGGTCCTGATCGCATCCGCCGCCGAGGCGTGGCGCGTGTTAGGCTGGACCCGGCAATTCGAGGAACTGAGCGAAATGGTGGAGACTGCCTGGCAGTGGCGGCAGCGCTTCCCGGAGGGATACGAGGCATGA
- a CDS encoding PASTA domain-containing protein, with translation MRGRRRPVEPWRRRALAQREADRVRGAETGASLSTAPETKLADPPPEDGDRPIDRSPIALDALSPEAVAPPRAERRRGPRFNIITGTLLLSAVALIGGFLVINLVLMPSFTRQGAEVPVPEVTGLSEREAERVLASEDLRLSKISEQWSPDVPRGFIAAQDPAAGGSVKRGRRISVVVSLGAQGTSVPVLDGMSERQAGIQLESSGLRRGKVARVYTDEIGKDLVIASDPPGETVVEQETVVDLLVSLGPPPRGFVLPDLTGRDGSGTARGLRDEGFSVAIRPMGAAHGPADAVTGQDPPPGHRVAPRDSIVLYVNP, from the coding sequence ATGAGGGGCCGCCGGCGTCCGGTCGAGCCCTGGCGCCGCCGCGCGCTCGCGCAGCGCGAAGCCGATCGCGTGCGCGGGGCCGAGACGGGCGCCTCGCTGAGCACCGCGCCGGAGACCAAGCTGGCCGATCCGCCCCCTGAGGACGGCGACCGGCCCATCGACCGCTCGCCGATCGCGCTCGACGCGCTCTCGCCCGAGGCCGTAGCACCGCCCCGCGCGGAGCGCCGCCGCGGTCCGCGCTTCAACATCATCACGGGCACCCTCCTCCTCTCGGCGGTCGCGCTGATCGGCGGGTTTCTCGTGATCAACCTGGTGCTCATGCCCAGCTTCACCCGGCAGGGAGCGGAAGTGCCGGTGCCCGAGGTGACGGGACTCTCCGAGCGCGAGGCCGAGCGGGTGCTGGCCTCGGAGGATCTCCGCCTCTCCAAGATCTCCGAGCAGTGGAGCCCCGACGTGCCGCGCGGCTTCATCGCGGCGCAGGATCCGGCCGCCGGAGGCTCGGTGAAGCGCGGCCGGCGCATCTCGGTGGTGGTGAGCCTCGGTGCGCAGGGGACCAGCGTTCCCGTGCTGGACGGCATGTCCGAGCGGCAGGCCGGCATCCAGCTCGAAAGCTCGGGCCTCCGGCGCGGAAAGGTGGCGCGCGTCTACACCGACGAGATCGGCAAGGACCTGGTGATCGCGAGCGACCCTCCGGGGGAGACGGTCGTGGAGCAGGAGACGGTGGTGGATCTCCTCGTCAGTCTCGGCCCGCCGCCGCGCGGCTTCGTTCTCCCCGACCTGACGGGACGCGACGGCTCGGGGACCGCGCGGGGGCTTCGCGACGAGGGATTCTCCGTCGCGATCCGCCCGATGGGCGCGGCCCACGGACCCGCCGACGCCGTCACGGGACAGGATCCGCCGCCGGGACATCGCGTCGCTCCGCGCGACTCGATCGTCCTCTACGTGAACCCATGA
- the rsmB gene encoding 16S rRNA (cytosine(967)-C(5))-methyltransferase RsmB translates to MTRRPALPRRRKPVGPRELALQILAAAESRRAYSDRLLESRLRDSALAPRDAALVTTLVQGTLRHRALLDHHLAALTGPRWDELPLWIRETLRIGAFQILVLTRVPSSAAVDESVKLAKKYGHPGTAGLVNAVLRRLAGGALALLPDAASDPAARLAVEHSHPRWLVERWVARYGPEEAGRLLAADNVEPRVSVRANRARTSTEALAEALRAEGFAVEPGPNGGPVLLVADGFTAARSPLFRGGSLSLQDEAEACVVPVLDPRPGHRALDVAAAPGGKASQIAEAVAPSGSVVALERHPSRARALRANLVERLGLAHAWTVCGDATAPPLRGPFDRVLVDAPCSGLGVLRRRADARWRKEPDAIAEMAALQAALLDAAAPLVLAGGVLVYSVCSLEPEETDAIVTPFLSRHPEFSLDDARPFLPPSFRGSEPFFRALPHLHGTDGVFAARLARR, encoded by the coding sequence GTGACGCGGCGTCCCGCCCTGCCGCGCCGGCGGAAGCCGGTCGGCCCGCGCGAGCTCGCGCTCCAGATCCTGGCCGCGGCGGAGAGCCGCCGCGCCTATTCCGACCGGCTGCTCGAGAGCCGCCTCCGCGATTCGGCGCTGGCCCCGCGCGACGCCGCGCTCGTCACGACGCTCGTGCAGGGGACGCTGCGCCATCGCGCTCTGCTCGATCACCACCTGGCCGCGCTGACCGGCCCCCGGTGGGACGAGCTTCCTCTCTGGATCCGCGAGACGCTTCGGATCGGGGCGTTCCAGATCCTGGTGCTCACGCGCGTGCCCTCCTCGGCGGCCGTGGACGAGAGCGTGAAGCTCGCGAAGAAGTACGGGCATCCGGGCACGGCCGGGCTCGTGAACGCCGTGCTGCGGCGGCTGGCGGGGGGCGCCCTGGCGCTGCTCCCGGACGCGGCGTCCGATCCGGCGGCGCGCCTCGCGGTCGAGCATTCGCATCCGCGCTGGCTGGTGGAGCGCTGGGTGGCGCGCTACGGCCCCGAAGAGGCGGGCCGCCTCCTCGCGGCCGACAACGTCGAGCCGCGCGTCTCGGTGCGCGCCAACCGGGCGCGCACCTCGACCGAAGCGCTCGCGGAAGCGCTGCGCGCCGAGGGGTTCGCCGTGGAGCCGGGGCCGAACGGGGGGCCGGTGCTGCTGGTGGCGGACGGGTTCACGGCGGCGCGCTCGCCGCTCTTCCGCGGAGGCTCCCTCTCGCTGCAGGACGAGGCGGAGGCGTGCGTCGTGCCGGTCCTCGATCCCCGGCCGGGGCATCGCGCGCTCGACGTCGCGGCCGCGCCGGGCGGCAAGGCCTCGCAGATCGCCGAAGCGGTCGCGCCCTCGGGTTCGGTGGTCGCGCTGGAGCGGCACCCGAGCCGCGCACGGGCCCTGCGCGCGAACCTCGTGGAGCGCCTGGGGCTCGCGCATGCCTGGACGGTGTGCGGGGACGCGACGGCACCGCCCCTGCGCGGCCCGTTCGACCGCGTGCTCGTCGACGCGCCCTGCTCGGGCCTGGGCGTGCTCCGACGCCGCGCCGACGCGCGCTGGCGCAAGGAGCCGGACGCGATCGCGGAGATGGCGGCGCTGCAGGCGGCGCTGCTCGATGCGGCCGCGCCGCTCGTCTTGGCCGGCGGCGTTCTGGTGTATAGTGTCTGCTCCCTCGAACCGGAGGAGACCGACGCGATCGTGACGCCGTTTCTGAGCCGACATCCGGAATTCTCCCTCGACGACGCTCGCCCGTTTCTCCCGCCTTCCTTCCGCGGTTCCGAGCCCTTCTTCCGCGCGCTGCCGCACCTCCACGGCACCGACGGCGTGTTCGCGGCGAGGCTCGCGCGCCGATGA
- the rpe gene encoding ribulose-phosphate 3-epimerase — MKGAPEARGAAGTWSAPGRRRVCPSILSADFARLAEAIATVEAAGADFIHVDVMDGQFVPNLTFGPIVVAGIRKMTRLPLDVHLMIVDPLRHLPAFADAGADHLIVHVEAVDDPAAAARAIRARGLRAGLSIKPATPMERLIPALPECDIALVMTVEPGAGGQAFLPGSPERIAAARRVVAERGLDCLVMVDGGIDVRTAPIAERAGADAFVAGHSIFHASDPAGAVRALGASLARP, encoded by the coding sequence ATGAAGGGCGCCCCGGAAGCGCGGGGCGCCGCCGGGACGTGGTCCGCTCCCGGGCGCCGCCGCGTCTGCCCCTCGATCCTCTCCGCCGACTTCGCCCGCCTCGCCGAGGCGATCGCGACGGTGGAAGCGGCGGGGGCCGACTTCATCCACGTGGACGTCATGGACGGGCAGTTCGTCCCCAATCTCACGTTCGGCCCGATCGTCGTCGCCGGGATCCGGAAGATGACCCGCCTGCCGCTCGACGTGCACCTCATGATCGTCGATCCGCTCCGCCACCTTCCCGCCTTCGCCGATGCCGGCGCCGATCACCTGATCGTGCACGTGGAGGCGGTGGACGATCCCGCGGCCGCGGCCCGGGCCATCCGCGCGCGCGGCCTGCGCGCGGGGCTCTCGATCAAGCCCGCGACGCCGATGGAGCGCCTGATCCCGGCACTCCCCGAGTGCGACATCGCGCTCGTCATGACGGTCGAGCCCGGCGCGGGCGGCCAGGCGTTCCTCCCCGGCTCTCCCGAGCGGATCGCCGCGGCGCGGCGGGTCGTCGCCGAGCGCGGGCTGGACTGCCTCGTCATGGTGGACGGCGGGATCGACGTCCGGACCGCGCCGATCGCCGAACGCGCGGGCGCCGACGCCTTCGTCGCGGGGCACTCGATCTTCCACGCCTCCGATCCCGCGGGGGCGGTCCGCGCCCTCGGCGCGTCGCTCGCCCGGCCGTGA